One region of Cyanobium sp. M30B3 genomic DNA includes:
- a CDS encoding Na+:solute symporter, protein MALIDWLILIGYLAASLLVGLWLSRRNRDQADYFVAGRQLKGWLAGASMAATTFSVDTPLYVAGLVGVRGLAGNWEWWGFGVAHVAMAVVFAPLWRRSGVLTDAAFTELRYGGATAAWLRGIKAFLFALPINCIGIGYAFLAMAKVSEALGLAPTPQARLTLLTLVGLLVLVYTAAGGLWAVVVTDMLQLVLALAGAVAVAVCAVQAAGGMDAMLASLRELNRPELLSLVPWQLQGGQLRWIDGAGISVATFSAYIALQWWSFRRSDGGGEFIQRLLATRDERQARIASWVFLGVNYLLRSWPWILVALAAVVLLPDSTDWEQSYPLLAVKLLPPVALGLVVVSLVAAFMSTVSTAVNWGASYLTHDLYQRFMRPDAKDRELLLVGQLASVLLVALGVLTALLSTNIGTVFRLVIAIGTGPGVVLVLRWFWWRVNAAAELAAMLGGFLVGFSTSVVPLLRIDDYGLRLLVTTAITAVVWILVMLATPPESAAVLEHFVRQVRPAGPGWAAWRRRCGVEPEETLLDLVSQLAFSCAVLFGALLGIGGFLLKLPLWGWGGLLVAVLGLWGLRQRAALQSGLRRLLPQAPQG, encoded by the coding sequence ATGGCCTTGATCGACTGGCTGATCCTGATCGGCTATCTGGCGGCCAGCCTGCTGGTGGGCCTGTGGCTCTCGCGGCGCAACCGGGATCAGGCCGACTACTTCGTGGCCGGCCGCCAGCTCAAGGGCTGGCTGGCCGGCGCCTCCATGGCGGCCACCACCTTCTCGGTGGACACGCCCCTCTACGTGGCGGGCCTGGTGGGGGTGCGCGGTCTGGCCGGCAACTGGGAGTGGTGGGGCTTCGGCGTGGCCCACGTGGCCATGGCCGTGGTGTTCGCCCCCCTCTGGCGGCGCAGCGGCGTGCTCACCGACGCCGCCTTCACCGAGTTGCGCTATGGCGGTGCCACGGCCGCCTGGCTGCGGGGGATCAAGGCGTTCCTGTTCGCCCTGCCGATCAACTGCATCGGCATCGGCTACGCCTTCCTGGCCATGGCCAAGGTGAGCGAGGCCCTGGGCCTGGCGCCCACGCCCCAGGCCAGGCTCACCCTGCTCACGCTCGTGGGGCTGCTGGTGCTGGTGTACACCGCCGCCGGGGGGCTCTGGGCCGTGGTGGTCACCGACATGCTGCAACTGGTGCTGGCCCTGGCCGGCGCGGTGGCGGTGGCGGTGTGTGCGGTGCAGGCCGCGGGGGGCATGGACGCCATGCTCGCCAGCCTGCGGGAGCTGAACCGGCCCGAACTGCTCTCCCTGGTGCCCTGGCAGTTGCAGGGGGGGCAGCTGCGCTGGATCGACGGTGCCGGCATCTCCGTGGCCACCTTCAGCGCCTACATCGCCCTGCAGTGGTGGAGCTTCCGCCGCAGCGACGGCGGCGGAGAGTTCATCCAGCGGCTGCTGGCCACCCGCGATGAGCGCCAGGCCCGCATCGCCAGCTGGGTGTTCCTGGGGGTGAACTACCTGCTGCGCAGCTGGCCCTGGATCCTGGTGGCCCTGGCGGCGGTGGTGCTGCTGCCTGATTCCACCGACTGGGAGCAGAGCTACCCCCTGCTGGCGGTGAAGCTGCTGCCGCCGGTGGCCCTGGGGCTGGTGGTGGTGTCGCTGGTGGCGGCCTTCATGAGCACCGTGAGCACGGCCGTGAACTGGGGGGCGAGCTATCTCACCCACGACCTCTACCAGCGTTTTATGCGCCCGGATGCAAAGGACCGCGAGCTGCTGCTGGTGGGCCAGCTGGCCTCGGTGCTGCTGGTGGCCCTGGGGGTGCTCACCGCCCTGCTGAGCACCAACATCGGCACGGTGTTCCGGCTGGTGATCGCCATCGGCACCGGCCCGGGGGTGGTGCTGGTGCTGCGCTGGTTCTGGTGGCGGGTCAACGCCGCTGCCGAGCTGGCCGCCATGCTCGGCGGTTTTCTGGTGGGCTTCTCCACCTCGGTGGTGCCGTTGCTGCGCATCGACGACTACGGCCTGCGCCTGCTGGTCACCACGGCGATCACCGCCGTGGTGTGGATCCTGGTGATGCTGGCCACCCCCCCCGAATCGGCGGCGGTGCTGGAGCACTTCGTGCGCCAGGTGCGGCCGGCCGGCCCGGGCTGGGCGGCCTGGCGCCGCCGCTGCGGCGTGGAGCCGGAGGAGACCCTGCTCGATCTGGTGAGCCAGCTGGCCTTCAGCTGCGCCGTTCTCTTCGGCGCCCTCCTGGGCATCGGCGGCTTCCTGCTCAAGCTTCCCCTCTGGGGCTGGGGCGGCCTGCTGGTGGCCGTGCTGGGGCTGTGGGGCCTGCGCCAACGGGCGGCCCTGCAGAGCGGCCTGCGCCGGCTCCTGCCCCAGGCACCGCAGGGGTGA
- a CDS encoding HEAT repeat domain-containing protein, with protein MSGFHHQNDPGQVPPGPYSESPQELSLDPDVLAQELAEELLGDPLDELENAEPAPSAVAAECDRGLDLLRLATHEARMQGLRIFCEHRDPRAVELLLPLLACSCPILRMSAVYALGRNPSPMAVEPLLALLSGDANGYVRKAVAWSLGNYPDAPILNPLIRALQVDIAAVRLWAASSLADAGATGPAKADPAAAQLLMSLRIDSEQAVRSNSAWGLGRLYPDLVEPRQQDVVEALLHTMLHDAESSVRDEARLALEQLEQPEVLERLQTLVDEGLLT; from the coding sequence GTGAGCGGCTTCCACCACCAGAACGATCCCGGCCAGGTTCCCCCCGGGCCCTACAGCGAGAGCCCCCAGGAGCTCTCTCTCGATCCCGATGTGCTCGCCCAGGAGCTGGCCGAGGAGCTGCTCGGCGATCCGCTCGATGAACTGGAGAACGCCGAGCCCGCTCCCTCGGCGGTGGCGGCGGAGTGCGACCGGGGCCTGGACCTGCTGCGCCTGGCCACCCATGAGGCCCGCATGCAGGGGCTGCGCATCTTCTGCGAGCACCGCGATCCGCGGGCGGTGGAGCTGCTGTTGCCGCTGCTGGCCTGCAGCTGCCCGATCCTGCGCATGAGCGCGGTGTATGCCCTCGGCCGCAACCCCAGCCCGATGGCGGTGGAGCCCCTGCTGGCCTTGCTCAGTGGCGATGCCAACGGCTATGTGCGCAAGGCCGTGGCCTGGAGCCTGGGCAACTACCCCGACGCGCCGATCCTCAATCCGCTGATCCGGGCCCTGCAGGTGGACATCGCGGCGGTGCGGCTGTGGGCGGCCAGTTCCCTGGCCGATGCCGGCGCCACCGGGCCGGCCAAGGCGGATCCGGCGGCGGCCCAGCTGCTGATGAGTCTGCGCATCGACAGTGAGCAGGCGGTGCGCAGCAACAGCGCCTGGGGTCTGGGACGGCTCTATCCCGACCTGGTGGAGCCGCGCCAGCAGGACGTGGTGGAGGCCCTGCTGCACACGATGCTCCATGACGCCGAGTCGAGCGTGCGCGATGAGGCGCGGCTGGCGCTGGAGCAGCTGGAGCAGCCCGAGGTGCTGGAGCGCCTGCAGACCCTGGTGGACGAGGGACTGCTCACCTGA
- a CDS encoding DUF2997 domain-containing protein produces MAQQSIRFRIRPDGRVEEQVEGVQGQACELLTERIEARLGAVQQRRPTAEAFQVEVAPQTRVQPATQASQLS; encoded by the coding sequence ATGGCACAGCAATCCATCCGCTTCCGCATCCGGCCCGACGGCCGGGTGGAGGAACAGGTCGAGGGGGTTCAGGGCCAGGCCTGCGAGCTGCTCACCGAGCGGATCGAAGCCCGGCTCGGCGCCGTGCAGCAGCGACGGCCCACCGCTGAGGCCTTCCAGGTTGAGGTGGCCCCCCAGACCCGGGTTCAGCCGGCAACCCAGGCCAGCCAGCTTTCCTGA
- a CDS encoding DUF1257 domain-containing protein has translation MSHFSTVKTELRDRAALLEALADLGHTPREGALSVRGYRGQTHTAELAIAQPNGADIGFRLNADTGAYELVTDLELWKQPVPVERFLAQLSQRYALRSILAASAEEGFQVAEQTSAVDGTIELVVTRWT, from the coding sequence ATGTCCCACTTCAGCACCGTGAAGACCGAGCTGCGCGACCGGGCCGCTCTGCTGGAAGCCCTGGCGGATCTGGGGCATACACCGCGTGAAGGTGCCCTGAGCGTGCGGGGTTACCGGGGCCAGACCCACACCGCCGAGCTGGCCATCGCCCAGCCCAACGGCGCGGACATCGGCTTTCGCCTCAATGCCGACACCGGTGCCTACGAGCTGGTGACCGATCTGGAGCTGTGGAAGCAGCCCGTGCCGGTGGAGCGGTTTCTGGCCCAGCTCAGCCAGCGCTACGCCCTGCGCAGCATCCTCGCCGCCAGCGCCGAAGAGGGCTTCCAGGTGGCGGAACAGACCAGTGCCGTGGACGGCACCATCGAGCTGGTGGTGACCCGCTGGACCTGA
- a CDS encoding ferredoxin translates to MAHPVDPGLAFSAPAAPAPAATGLEPVLAGELRQKAVWVDEAVCIGCRYCAHVATNTFVVEPEWGRSRAIRQDGDSTQRIQEAIDTCPVDCIHWVDYGELPALAEQLAQQDIQPLGLPSPARLRRTLPRRAASAG, encoded by the coding sequence GTGGCGCACCCCGTCGACCCCGGCCTGGCCTTCTCCGCCCCGGCGGCGCCGGCCCCCGCGGCGACCGGCCTGGAGCCGGTGCTGGCAGGGGAACTGCGCCAGAAGGCCGTGTGGGTGGACGAGGCGGTGTGCATCGGCTGCCGCTACTGCGCCCACGTGGCCACCAACACCTTCGTGGTGGAGCCCGAGTGGGGCCGCTCCCGGGCCATCCGCCAGGACGGCGACAGCACCCAGCGCATCCAGGAGGCGATCGACACCTGCCCGGTGGACTGCATCCACTGGGTGGACTACGGCGAGCTGCCGGCCCTGGCCGAGCAGCTGGCCCAGCAGGACATCCAGCCCCTGGGCCTGCCCAGTCCGGCCCGCCTCAGGCGCACCCTGCCCCGGCGGGCGGCCAGCGCCGGCTGA
- a CDS encoding aldo/keto reductase, translating into MAAAIPTRRFGRTGLAMPVLSLGGMRFQQSWSDLPAAEITAESQANLRAVLERAVAAGMHHIETARHYGSSERQLGWLLAEVPDPRRILQTKIPPQAEPGAFERELATSFERLGVERVDLLAIHGINLPEHLEHTLRSGGCLAVARRWQAEGRIGHIGFSTHASLALIQEAIASDAFDYVNLHWYYIRQHNWPAIEAAAARDMGVFVISPTDKGGHLHSPSERLNQLCAPLHPIAFNDLFCLRPPQVHTLSLGAARPGDLDLHLQAVARLDQAEALLEPILQRLEQARRLALGEDWLASWAEGLPEWQDTPGGINLPVLLWLHNLLEAWDLESFARARYGLLGNGGHWFPGANADLLDQEVSEAQLRAVLAASPWAERIPSILRQLRQRLGGQEVRRLMAE; encoded by the coding sequence ATGGCCGCCGCCATCCCCACCCGCCGCTTCGGGCGCACCGGCCTGGCCATGCCGGTGCTGTCGCTGGGGGGGATGCGCTTCCAGCAGAGCTGGAGCGACCTGCCCGCCGCCGAGATCACGGCTGAGAGCCAGGCCAACCTGCGGGCGGTGCTGGAGCGGGCCGTGGCGGCTGGGATGCACCACATCGAAACCGCCCGCCACTACGGCAGCTCGGAGCGGCAGCTGGGCTGGCTGCTGGCCGAGGTGCCCGATCCCCGGCGCATCCTGCAGACCAAGATCCCGCCCCAGGCCGAGCCCGGGGCCTTCGAGCGGGAGCTGGCCACCAGCTTCGAGCGCCTGGGGGTGGAGCGGGTGGATCTGCTGGCCATCCACGGCATCAACCTGCCGGAGCACCTGGAGCACACCCTGCGCTCCGGCGGCTGCCTGGCGGTGGCCCGGCGCTGGCAGGCCGAGGGCCGGATCGGCCACATCGGCTTCTCCACCCACGCCAGCCTGGCCCTGATCCAGGAGGCGATCGCCAGCGACGCCTTCGACTACGTGAATCTCCACTGGTATTACATCCGCCAGCACAACTGGCCGGCGATCGAGGCCGCCGCCGCCCGCGACATGGGCGTGTTCGTGATCAGCCCCACCGACAAGGGGGGCCACCTGCACAGCCCCTCGGAGCGGTTGAACCAGCTGTGCGCTCCGCTCCATCCGATCGCCTTCAACGACCTCTTCTGCCTGCGCCCGCCCCAGGTGCACACCCTCAGCCTGGGGGCGGCCCGGCCCGGCGACCTCGACCTGCACCTGCAGGCGGTGGCCCGGCTCGATCAGGCCGAGGCGCTGCTGGAGCCGATCCTGCAGCGGCTGGAACAGGCCCGCCGGCTGGCTCTCGGCGAGGACTGGCTGGCCAGCTGGGCCGAGGGTCTGCCGGAGTGGCAGGACACCCCCGGCGGGATCAACCTGCCGGTGCTGCTCTGGCTGCACAACCTGCTGGAGGCCTGGGATCTGGAGAGCTTCGCCCGGGCCCGCTACGGCCTGCTCGGCAACGGCGGCCACTGGTTCCCCGGCGCCAACGCCGACCTCCTCGACCAGGAGGTGAGCGAGGCCCAGCTGCGGGCGGTGCTGGCCGCCAGCCCCTGGGCGGAGCGGATCCCTTCGATTCTGCGCCAGCTGCGCCAGCGCCTCGGCGGCCAGGAGGTCAGGCGGCTGATGGCCGAGTAG
- the rsmG gene encoding 16S rRNA (guanine(527)-N(7))-methyltransferase RsmG has product MVPTAASTLPPDLWQQLGWQPSEAQLALLEQLQQQLRHWNGQLNLTRLVEGDDYWIAQVFDSLWPLLPLLKGPEAETPLELIDVGTGGGFPGLAAAIALPHARLTLVDSVGRKVEAVRAMAQALGLEQRVQLRCERVERSGQSSACRGRFHWALARAVASAPVVAEYLVPLLAPGGRALLYRGQWSSADQNALEQALGPLRARIERCERLELPAGRGLRHALVLAPTGPCPRQYPRAVGLPGKQPLGGGGPTRPSAA; this is encoded by the coding sequence ATGGTCCCCACCGCCGCCAGCACGCTTCCCCCCGATCTGTGGCAGCAGCTGGGCTGGCAGCCATCCGAAGCCCAGCTCGCGCTGCTGGAACAGTTGCAGCAGCAGCTGCGCCACTGGAACGGCCAGCTCAACCTCACCCGCCTGGTGGAGGGCGACGACTACTGGATCGCCCAGGTGTTCGACAGCCTCTGGCCCCTGCTGCCGCTGCTGAAGGGCCCAGAGGCGGAAACGCCGCTGGAGCTGATCGATGTGGGCACCGGCGGCGGCTTCCCCGGCCTGGCGGCAGCGATCGCCCTGCCCCATGCCCGGCTCACCCTGGTGGACTCGGTGGGCCGCAAGGTGGAGGCGGTGCGGGCGATGGCCCAGGCCCTGGGGCTGGAGCAACGCGTGCAGCTGCGCTGCGAGCGGGTGGAGCGCAGCGGCCAGAGCAGCGCCTGCCGCGGCCGCTTCCACTGGGCCCTGGCCCGGGCCGTGGCCAGTGCGCCGGTGGTGGCCGAATACCTGGTGCCCCTGCTGGCCCCCGGCGGCCGGGCCCTGCTCTACCGCGGCCAGTGGAGCAGCGCCGACCAGAACGCCCTGGAGCAGGCCCTGGGCCCGCTGCGGGCCCGGATCGAGCGCTGCGAGCGCCTGGAGCTGCCGGCGGGCCGCGGCCTGCGCCACGCCCTGGTGCTGGCCCCCACCGGCCCCTGCCCGCGCCAGTACCCGCGGGCCGTGGGCCTGCCGGGCAAGCAGCCCCTGGGGGGCGGCGGCCCTACTCGGCCATCAGCCGCCTGA
- a CDS encoding J domain-containing protein gives MPLASHYTLLQVPERASADELRQAFRRLSKRFHPDTTSLPASEAEQAFQRLRQAYAVLSDPEARRRYDAELRLARFAASAAAAPPASRPLNGPPAPSVTSVRRALSGGEWLALLLLGLALVFSLVLGVGLALARGAAFSTWPSWLPPT, from the coding sequence CTGCCGTTGGCCAGCCATTACACCTTGCTGCAGGTTCCTGAGCGGGCCAGTGCGGACGAGTTGCGCCAGGCCTTCCGCCGCCTGAGCAAGCGCTTCCATCCCGACACCACCAGCCTGCCCGCCAGCGAGGCCGAACAGGCGTTCCAGCGGCTGCGCCAGGCCTATGCCGTGCTCAGCGATCCGGAGGCCCGCCGCCGCTACGACGCCGAGCTGCGCCTGGCCCGGTTCGCCGCCAGCGCTGCGGCCGCCCCCCCGGCCAGCCGTCCGCTCAACGGCCCCCCGGCGCCCAGCGTCACCTCCGTGCGGCGGGCCCTCTCCGGCGGCGAGTGGCTGGCCCTGCTGCTGCTGGGTCTGGCCCTGGTGTTCAGCCTGGTGCTGGGGGTGGGGCTGGCCCTGGCCCGCGGCGCCGCCTTCAGCACCTGGCCCAGCTGGCTGCCGCCCACCTGA
- a CDS encoding DUF3143 domain-containing protein: MGELPAAQTPLYNHPLPELEQWLSQLGAVQQRANPCVWDLHRPEWSARIELAVEELSVAWHADGQTRLRSFPYGLSRADAEAAILAGP, from the coding sequence ATGGGCGAGCTTCCCGCAGCGCAAACCCCCCTCTACAACCACCCCTTGCCGGAGCTGGAGCAGTGGCTGAGCCAGCTCGGTGCCGTGCAGCAGCGCGCCAACCCCTGTGTGTGGGACCTGCACCGGCCGGAGTGGAGCGCCCGCATCGAGCTGGCGGTGGAGGAGCTCAGCGTGGCCTGGCATGCCGATGGCCAGACGCGGCTGCGCAGCTTTCCCTACGGCCTGTCGCGGGCCGATGCCGAGGCGGCGATCCTGGCCGGCCCCTGA
- the bioD gene encoding dethiobiotin synthase: protein MEGAAADRPAAELAAGPLPPRLVVCGTDTDVGKTVVSAWLVQGLGAHYWKPVQSGLDAGGDRSSLARLLPGAADRLLPEAYRLSRPLSPHWAAELDGVAIEPDRLHLPAVAGPLVVETAGGVLVPLRRDWLQIQQLQRWRLPLLLVARSGLGTLNHTLLTLEALRQRALPVLGLVLNGAPHPDNPRTLEQLGGVPVLAELPPLQPLDAAALARQWQAQQLGARLQRRLGALAVSQ, encoded by the coding sequence ATGGAGGGTGCTGCTGCTGATCGGCCGGCGGCGGAGCTAGCGGCGGGCCCCCTGCCGCCCCGGCTGGTGGTGTGCGGCACCGACACCGATGTGGGCAAGACGGTGGTGAGTGCCTGGCTGGTGCAGGGCCTGGGCGCCCACTACTGGAAGCCGGTGCAGAGCGGCCTGGACGCGGGGGGAGACCGCAGCAGCCTGGCCCGACTGCTGCCCGGGGCCGCCGATCGCCTGCTGCCGGAGGCCTACCGGCTCAGCCGGCCCCTCTCGCCCCACTGGGCCGCCGAACTGGATGGGGTGGCGATCGAGCCCGATCGCCTGCACCTGCCCGCAGTGGCAGGCCCCCTGGTGGTGGAGACCGCCGGCGGGGTGCTGGTGCCCCTGCGCCGCGACTGGCTGCAGATCCAGCAGCTGCAGCGCTGGCGACTGCCCCTGCTGCTGGTGGCCCGCAGCGGCCTGGGCACCCTCAACCACACCCTGCTCACGCTGGAGGCGCTGCGCCAGCGGGCGCTGCCGGTGCTCGGCCTGGTGCTCAACGGTGCCCCCCACCCGGACAATCCCCGCACCCTGGAGCAGCTGGGCGGGGTGCCGGTGCTGGCCGAACTGCCGCCCTTGCAGCCCCTGGACGCGGCGGCCCTGGCCCGGCAGTGGCAGGCGCAGCAGCTGGGGGCACGACTGCAGCGGCGGCTGGGGGCCCTCGCCGTCAGCCAGTGA
- a CDS encoding SAM-dependent methyltransferase yields the protein MPPAPPAEAAFTARVRERFGRRARGYRQHAPLQRAVAWRLAHLLARQLAEQGALPAGPAADLGAGSGLLGEALHDHGLPGPLLQLDLCPELLAANPLARRQGPCLWDLNAGLPAQLRGAGLLCSSFALQWLEQPAAQLELWCGHLAPGGWLALALPTAGSFPQWHRAAARAGVPFSGLALPDHGPLLAVAERQLELRHRQLLRFSPSQGDGRRFLGSLRAIGAVGSRGPRLGTAELRRLLQHWPSGEGITWRVLLLIGRRRS from the coding sequence ATCCCGCCGGCGCCGCCTGCCGAGGCCGCCTTCACGGCCCGGGTGCGGGAGCGCTTCGGGCGGCGCGCCCGGGGCTACCGGCAGCACGCGCCCCTGCAGCGGGCGGTGGCCTGGCGGCTGGCGCACCTGCTGGCCCGGCAGCTGGCTGAGCAGGGAGCGCTGCCCGCCGGCCCGGCTGCCGACCTGGGGGCCGGCAGCGGCCTGCTGGGCGAGGCCCTGCACGATCACGGCCTGCCAGGGCCCCTGCTGCAGCTCGACCTCTGCCCGGAGCTGCTGGCGGCCAACCCCCTGGCCCGCCGCCAGGGCCCGTGCCTCTGGGACCTCAACGCCGGCCTGCCCGCCCAGCTGCGGGGCGCCGGCCTGCTCTGCTCCAGCTTCGCCCTGCAGTGGCTGGAGCAGCCGGCCGCCCAGCTGGAGCTGTGGTGCGGCCATCTGGCGCCGGGGGGCTGGCTGGCCCTGGCCCTGCCCACGGCCGGGAGCTTCCCCCAGTGGCACCGGGCCGCCGCGCGGGCCGGGGTGCCCTTCAGCGGTCTGGCCCTGCCCGACCATGGGCCGCTGCTGGCCGTGGCGGAACGGCAGCTGGAGCTGCGCCACCGCCAGCTGCTGCGCTTCAGCCCCAGCCAGGGCGACGGCCGCCGATTCCTGGGCTCCCTGCGGGCGATCGGGGCGGTGGGCAGCCGTGGGCCACGCCTGGGCACCGCCGAGCTGCGGCGGCTGCTGCAGCATTGGCCCAGTGGTGAGGGGATCACATGGAGGGTGCTGCTGCTGATCGGCCGGCGGCGGAGCTAG
- a CDS encoding alpha/beta fold hydrolase: MTVQVIAMHGWAGDSRGWEPFAAAAAARGWRWTMPDRGYGAVEPRTVPWEAQASRRVVIGHSLGPHLLAPELLAQADAVVLLASFGQFIPGGQEGRRLQTALAGMAEALQGPQAEAMLRTFLAEAAAPAPVSALPCTILDGPLSGGGRERLRADLALLERCRQLPEALAPGLPCLIVEAGADRIVGTEVRELLRRERPDATVIHYPDAGHCLLNTPLLADLTAWIASL, from the coding sequence ATGACTGTTCAGGTGATCGCCATGCACGGCTGGGCCGGCGACAGCCGCGGCTGGGAGCCCTTCGCCGCCGCGGCCGCCGCCCGGGGCTGGCGCTGGACCATGCCGGACCGGGGCTACGGGGCGGTGGAGCCCCGCACGGTGCCGTGGGAGGCCCAGGCCAGCCGGCGGGTGGTGATCGGCCACTCCCTCGGCCCCCACCTGCTGGCGCCGGAGCTGCTGGCCCAGGCCGATGCCGTGGTGCTGCTGGCCAGTTTCGGGCAGTTCATCCCCGGCGGCCAGGAGGGACGCCGCCTGCAGACGGCCCTGGCCGGCATGGCTGAGGCCCTGCAGGGCCCCCAGGCCGAGGCGATGCTGCGCACCTTCCTGGCCGAGGCGGCCGCCCCGGCGCCGGTCAGCGCCCTGCCCTGCACGATCCTCGATGGGCCCCTCAGCGGCGGCGGCCGTGAGCGGTTGCGGGCCGATCTGGCCCTGCTGGAGCGCTGCCGGCAGCTGCCCGAGGCCCTGGCGCCGGGGCTGCCCTGCCTGATCGTGGAGGCGGGGGCCGACCGGATCGTGGGCACGGAGGTGCGCGAGCTGCTGCGCCGGGAACGGCCCGACGCCACCGTGATCCACTACCCCGATGCCGGCCACTGCCTGCTGAACACGCCGCTGCTCGCCGATCTCACCGCGTGGATCGCCAGCCTCTGA
- a CDS encoding Uma2 family endonuclease, whose translation MTAAPSAPPLDALAPLRLPPGLRLTAEQFAAVCEANREAVLELDATGQIIQMTPTGGDTGARNGELLFQLKAFVGGIGGWQVFDSSTGFRLPDGSVLSPDVSLVRLDRWRALSPEQQRSFPPLCPDLVVELASPSDQGPRGLSALRAKLASYQANGAQLGWLLIPAEQAVEVWPAQGAAQRLEGATRLDGGTLLPGLQLDLKAIWQV comes from the coding sequence ATGACAGCTGCTCCGTCCGCACCACCCCTCGATGCCCTGGCGCCTCTGCGGCTGCCCCCGGGGCTGCGGCTCACGGCCGAGCAATTCGCCGCCGTGTGTGAGGCCAACAGGGAGGCGGTGCTGGAACTTGATGCCACAGGCCAGATCATTCAGATGACCCCCACCGGTGGTGACACGGGGGCGCGCAATGGCGAGCTCCTTTTTCAGTTGAAAGCGTTTGTGGGCGGGATCGGCGGTTGGCAGGTGTTCGACAGTTCCACCGGCTTCCGCTTGCCGGATGGTTCGGTGTTGAGCCCGGATGTCTCCCTGGTGCGTCTGGATCGCTGGCGGGCCCTCAGCCCCGAGCAACAGCGGAGCTTTCCTCCCCTCTGTCCGGACCTGGTGGTGGAGCTGGCCAGCCCGAGTGATCAAGGCCCCCGCGGCCTCAGTGCCCTGCGCGCCAAGCTGGCCAGCTACCAGGCCAATGGCGCCCAGCTGGGCTGGTTGCTGATCCCCGCCGAGCAGGCCGTGGAGGTCTGGCCAGCCCAGGGGGCAGCGCAGCGGCTGGAAGGGGCCACCCGGCTGGATGGCGGGACCCTTCTGCCCGGGCTGCAACTGGATCTCAAGGCGATCTGGCAGGTGTGA
- a CDS encoding bile acid:sodium symporter family protein, whose protein sequence is MASPGGSAAAGRGHPAGWRDPSARAATGSQGDLAGVSRAAALERFTLLFPLWTLLAAALALPFPWLFTWLQGPLIVLALALVMLGMGLELELADFRRVLRRPGPPALGVAAQFLVMPALAALVAALLRLPPPLAVGLILVGCCPGGTASNVVALIARADVALSVVMTTLSTLAAVLLTPLLTGLLAGRYVPVDGWKLLLDVLQVVMLPVALGLALKRGMPGLSRRLAPVMPPLAVLAIVLIVASIVGSQRQALLEQGLLLLLAALLLHGGGFLLGWLLAAVFGQPQAVRRTVSIEVGMQNSGLAVVLARSGFAASPLTALPGAISAVVHAVLGSLLASWWRFHSKASTTRC, encoded by the coding sequence CTGGCCAGCCCAGGGGGCAGCGCAGCGGCTGGAAGGGGCCACCCGGCTGGATGGCGGGACCCTTCTGCCCGGGCTGCAACTGGATCTCAAGGCGATCTGGCAGGTGTGAGCCGCGCCGCCGCGCTGGAGCGCTTCACCCTGCTGTTCCCGCTCTGGACGCTGCTGGCGGCGGCCCTGGCCCTGCCGTTTCCGTGGCTGTTCACCTGGCTGCAGGGGCCGCTGATCGTGCTGGCCCTGGCGCTGGTGATGCTGGGTATGGGCCTGGAGCTGGAGCTGGCCGACTTCCGGCGGGTGCTGCGCCGTCCGGGGCCGCCGGCGCTGGGCGTGGCCGCCCAGTTCCTGGTGATGCCGGCCCTGGCGGCGCTGGTGGCGGCACTGCTGCGCCTGCCGCCGCCCCTGGCGGTGGGTCTGATCCTGGTGGGCTGCTGCCCGGGGGGCACGGCCAGCAATGTGGTGGCGCTGATCGCCCGGGCCGACGTGGCCCTCTCGGTGGTGATGACCACGCTCAGCACCCTGGCGGCGGTGCTGCTCACGCCGCTGCTCACCGGACTGCTGGCCGGCCGCTACGTGCCGGTGGATGGCTGGAAGCTGCTGCTGGACGTGCTGCAGGTGGTGATGCTGCCCGTGGCCCTGGGGCTGGCCCTCAAGCGCGGCATGCCGGGCCTGTCGCGCCGGCTGGCCCCTGTGATGCCACCGCTGGCGGTGCTGGCCATCGTGCTGATCGTGGCCAGCATCGTGGGCAGCCAGCGCCAGGCGCTGCTGGAGCAGGGACTGTTGCTGCTGCTGGCGGCCCTGCTGTTGCACGGGGGCGGCTTCCTGCTCGGTTGGCTGCTGGCGGCCGTGTTCGGTCAACCCCAGGCCGTGCGCCGCACCGTGAGCATCGAGGTGGGCATGCAGAACTCAGGATTGGCGGTTGTGCTGGCCCGATCCGGCTTTGCCGCCTCCCCTCTCACCGCCCTGCCCGGGGCGATCTCGGCAGTGGTGCATGCGGTGCTGGGGAGCCTGCTGGCGAGTTGGTGGAGATTCCACAGTAAAGCGAGTACGACCAGGTGCTGA